From the genome of Chloroflexota bacterium, one region includes:
- a CDS encoding formate dehydrogenase accessory protein FdhE, with product MSPNADRPLSPHYSIAETLGALREARGDNPGLAALLALYDEILAAQALAEGEGKGGALPFSTPDNRDLAKGVPWLRWSDLRLEGNLFADEVAGMAAVLRKYRQEWAGAAVEAAPASLMALAQAAVEERRSLLADGASLTEAAVEMALEGELRRLAGGVVPHLPVDEWRRPTCPFCGSAPVLALLEPSVGGRYLFCQRCFTCWPFRRVGCTFCSNDANMVYYTTGHAAYRLYECPVCQNRLKTIDLRALSRPVNPAVEHLLTVGLDLVAMGVA from the coding sequence ATGAGCCCAAACGCGGATCGGCCGTTATCGCCTCACTACTCCATCGCCGAGACGCTGGGCGCCCTGCGGGAGGCCAGGGGCGACAACCCCGGCCTGGCCGCCCTGCTGGCGTTGTACGACGAAATCCTAGCGGCGCAAGCCCTGGCTGAGGGAGAAGGGAAGGGGGGCGCCCTTCCCTTCTCCACACCCGACAACCGCGACCTGGCGAAGGGCGTCCCCTGGTTGCGATGGTCAGACCTGCGGCTGGAGGGCAACCTCTTCGCCGACGAGGTGGCGGGCATGGCCGCGGTGCTCCGCAAATACCGGCAGGAATGGGCCGGCGCGGCAGTGGAGGCCGCGCCCGCGAGCCTGATGGCGCTGGCCCAGGCCGCCGTGGAAGAACGCCGCTCGCTCCTCGCCGACGGCGCGTCGCTGACCGAGGCTGCCGTGGAGATGGCGCTGGAGGGCGAACTGCGCCGACTGGCCGGAGGGGTGGTGCCCCACCTGCCCGTGGACGAGTGGCGACGACCCACATGCCCGTTCTGCGGCAGCGCGCCGGTGCTGGCGCTACTGGAGCCATCGGTGGGCGGGCGCTACCTGTTCTGCCAGCGATGCTTCACCTGCTGGCCCTTCCGCCGCGTCGGATGCACGTTCTGCTCCAACGACGCCAACATGGTGTACTACACCACCGGCCATGCGGCCTACCGCTTGTACGAGTGTCCCGTTTGCCAAAATCGCCTGAAGACGATAGACTTACGGGCGCTGTCCAGGCCCGTCAATCCGGCGGTGGAGCATCTGCTCACGGTGGGGCTGGACCTGGTCGCCATGGGCGTAGCGTAG
- a CDS encoding response regulator, with translation MYQIDNLDREIIRYLQEDGRASNVDVARALGVAEATVRKRLERLIDEGIVAFSACVEPKRVGLETHTILLIKAEVGQVERVGRALAAMPEARCVHFLTGEYDIMAEVLLANTAALSRFLTEKISLIPGISRVSTSHVLATFKEPHQWTLPETAPPRILVVDDDPDFVEIVRQVLKSERMDVVSAGTAEDALARARAMKPDLIIMDVMMRGVLDGVDATRDLRQEPEFADVPILMITSIPTSEHAALFPTGEDLPIDQLLAKPVNPQRLVDEVRRLLKRR, from the coding sequence GTGTATCAGATTGATAACCTGGATCGGGAGATCATTCGGTACCTGCAGGAGGACGGGCGCGCCAGCAACGTGGATGTAGCCCGCGCCCTGGGCGTGGCCGAGGCCACCGTGCGCAAGCGGCTGGAGCGCCTTATAGACGAGGGCATCGTGGCATTCTCCGCGTGCGTGGAGCCCAAGCGCGTGGGGCTGGAAACCCACACCATCCTGCTCATCAAGGCCGAGGTGGGCCAGGTGGAGCGGGTAGGGCGCGCCCTGGCCGCCATGCCCGAGGCGCGCTGCGTCCACTTTCTCACCGGCGAGTACGACATCATGGCTGAGGTGCTGTTGGCGAACACGGCGGCCCTGTCGCGCTTCCTCACCGAGAAAATCAGCCTCATCCCAGGCATCTCGCGGGTGTCCACATCGCACGTGTTGGCGACGTTCAAGGAGCCTCACCAGTGGACCCTGCCGGAAACCGCGCCGCCCCGTATCCTGGTGGTGGACGACGACCCCGACTTCGTGGAGATCGTGCGCCAGGTGCTGAAGAGCGAGCGTATGGATGTGGTCAGCGCCGGCACGGCGGAAGATGCGCTGGCGCGCGCCCGCGCCATGAAGCCCGATCTCATTATCATGGATGTGATGATGAGGGGCGTCCTGGACGGCGTGGACGCCACGCGAGATCTGCGCCAGGAGCCGGAGTTCGCCGACGTTCCCATCCTGATGATCACGTCTATCCCCACGTCGGAACACGCGGCTCTGTTCCCGACCGGAGAAGATTTGCCCATAGACCAACTGCTGGCCAAGCCGGTCAACCCGCAGCGACTCGTGGACGAGGTGCGCCGCCTGCTCAAACGACGGTAG
- a CDS encoding response regulator transcription factor, giving the protein MARILIADDDDDFVEQMRLALQGAGHEVCACHNGKEAVALLAAFPADFLILDMRMSYTLDGMDVLRQICMGAARRQPAVIVVSALDGAMAEIQERVAALGAVAWLRKPVAPADILAQVQAHPPNGAIGSR; this is encoded by the coding sequence ATGGCGAGGATACTCATCGCGGACGATGACGACGACTTCGTAGAGCAGATGCGCCTCGCGCTGCAGGGCGCAGGGCACGAGGTGTGCGCGTGCCACAACGGAAAAGAGGCCGTGGCCCTGCTCGCTGCCTTCCCCGCAGACTTCCTCATCCTGGACATGCGTATGTCGTACACGCTGGACGGGATGGACGTTCTGCGCCAAATCTGCATGGGCGCGGCGCGCAGGCAGCCCGCGGTCATCGTGGTGTCGGCGCTGGACGGGGCGATGGCCGAGATTCAGGAGCGCGTTGCCGCGCTGGGCGCCGTGGCGTGGCTCAGGAAGCCGGTGGCGCCGGCGGACATCCTGGCGCAGGTGCAGGCACACCCGCCGAACGGCGCAATCGGGAGCCGCTAA
- a CDS encoding protoheme IX farnesyltransferase, with amino-acid sequence MPEEWNVRADDTIPLQQARRGTDWRAYIQVLKPRETLLLAFAGLATAVLAAGGAPPLGRLLWTTLAVTMGSAGANGLTNYLDRDMDARMERTRHRPLPSRRIWPAERMLPLAIGLVLAGLVIAWALNPWAFVAGLVGVLASVVVRKRSITHVPLGEFASCAPFLIGWLGVNPRPEPLMWGLCGLIFVWTPIHVWSLMEAYRHDYLQAGVRIFPLTITPRQNMGILLGLAVALGVETLSMPLFSDLGALYAVGALALNVALIGSSVRLFRTGMTQAAWKMYKLSAYPYLGLILTLACLDRWVALLFY; translated from the coding sequence ATGCCTGAGGAATGGAACGTGCGAGCCGATGATACGATCCCACTGCAACAGGCGCGTCGTGGCACCGACTGGCGCGCCTACATACAGGTCCTCAAGCCGCGCGAGACCTTGCTCCTGGCGTTCGCCGGCCTGGCGACGGCGGTGCTGGCGGCGGGCGGCGCGCCCCCGCTGGGCCGCCTGCTGTGGACTACCCTGGCCGTAACCATGGGGAGCGCGGGCGCCAACGGCCTCACCAACTACCTGGATCGCGACATGGACGCGCGCATGGAACGCACGCGCCATCGCCCCCTGCCCAGCCGCCGCATATGGCCCGCCGAGCGCATGTTGCCCCTGGCCATCGGTCTTGTGCTCGCGGGGCTGGTCATCGCGTGGGCGCTCAACCCCTGGGCCTTCGTCGCGGGCCTGGTCGGAGTCCTGGCGTCCGTCGTCGTCCGCAAGCGTTCCATCACCCACGTGCCGCTGGGCGAATTCGCCAGTTGCGCGCCGTTCCTCATCGGGTGGCTGGGCGTCAACCCTCGTCCAGAGCCGCTCATGTGGGGGCTGTGCGGCCTCATCTTTGTCTGGACGCCCATCCACGTGTGGAGCCTCATGGAGGCGTACCGCCACGACTACCTGCAGGCGGGCGTGCGCATCTTCCCGCTGACCATCACCCCCCGCCAGAACATGGGCATCCTCTTGGGCCTGGCGGTGGCGCTGGGCGTGGAAACCCTGTCCATGCCGCTGTTCAGCGATCTGGGCGCGTTGTACGCGGTGGGGGCGTTGGCGCTCAACGTGGCGCTCATCGGCAGCAGCGTGCGCCTGTTCCGCACGGGGATGACGCAGGCGGCCTGGAAAATGTACAAACTCTCGGCGTATCCATACCTGGGACTCATCCTGACGCTGGCCTGCCTGGACCGTTGGGTGGCATTGCTGTTTTATTGA
- a CDS encoding cache domain-containing protein: MKGGLAQVLRPLRGLFRGYLHRILLIAFFLVAFVPVAFGSLAISRVIQDYLAHAITDRVDRDMNLARAFYDSARRQVTAVAVSLALDNELPIYLSPENLSKDETLRVMERMIQNRIVSNELEGTQFIGVFRPDGHLAAGRVLFAYGVQRPIRRDIDWSSLPIVAAALRRGALTSGTEIVPAEYLEPIGLAEQAHIPLIETPKASPELFDPREGTAGLALMAVAPARGPSDEVLGFVVVMQLFNRDFTLVDRIKQVAGVDTATLFLGDWRVSTNVLTETGERAIGTRLSEEVAKVVLYEGQEYTGRAFVVKEDFITRYSPLHNHANQVVGILYVGAREEAFLSLVRDFNRRVVLIAVVSILIAVLLSLPVARSITQPISTLVTASARVACGDMSVRVPEKGRGELRELSESFNRMVDELQSTQDELLHARNLASIGQLAAGVAHEINNPLGTIMLYSDILNREVPPDSTIKDDLQMISREATRCKEIVTALLNFARQSRVMAQETDVNDLVRELASDLERLPLYEDVVIVQKLAPDLPIIQADPTQLRQVLVNLANNAAEAMPEGGTLTFTTALDPAGDRVHISVEDTGIGIPPENIPKLFTPFFTTKPIGRGTGLGLAITYGIVKMHRGQITVQSQVGKGTRFTVILPVRIAQAQPTGADESAAA; encoded by the coding sequence ATGAAAGGGGGCCTCGCACAGGTTCTGCGGCCTCTGCGGGGGCTGTTCCGCGGGTATCTTCACCGCATCCTTCTCATTGCCTTCTTCCTGGTTGCCTTCGTTCCCGTGGCCTTCGGCTCCCTGGCCATCTCGCGCGTGATTCAAGATTACCTGGCGCACGCCATTACCGACCGCGTGGACCGCGACATGAACCTGGCGCGGGCGTTCTACGATAGCGCGCGCCGCCAGGTTACGGCCGTCGCCGTCAGCCTGGCGCTGGACAACGAATTGCCCATATACCTATCGCCCGAAAACCTCTCAAAGGACGAAACCCTGCGCGTCATGGAGCGAATGATCCAAAACCGCATCGTGAGCAATGAGTTGGAGGGGACCCAGTTCATCGGCGTGTTCCGCCCCGACGGGCATCTGGCGGCCGGGCGCGTCCTCTTCGCGTATGGGGTCCAGCGTCCTATCCGCCGCGACATAGATTGGAGCAGCCTGCCCATCGTGGCGGCGGCGCTCCGGCGGGGCGCGCTGACATCGGGCACGGAGATCGTCCCTGCCGAGTATCTGGAACCCATTGGCCTGGCCGAGCAGGCGCACATCCCGCTGATAGAGACACCGAAAGCCTCTCCAGAACTGTTTGACCCGCGAGAGGGCACGGCGGGCCTGGCGCTGATGGCGGTGGCGCCCGCACGCGGGCCTTCCGACGAGGTCCTCGGCTTCGTGGTCGTGATGCAGTTGTTCAACCGCGACTTCACCCTGGTGGACCGCATCAAGCAGGTCGCCGGCGTGGACACGGCCACCCTCTTCCTGGGCGACTGGCGCGTGTCCACCAACGTGCTCACGGAGACAGGCGAGCGCGCTATCGGCACGCGCCTGTCCGAAGAAGTCGCCAAAGTCGTCTTGTACGAGGGCCAGGAGTACACCGGCCGCGCGTTCGTGGTGAAGGAGGACTTCATCACGCGCTACTCCCCCTTGCACAATCATGCCAATCAGGTGGTGGGCATCCTATACGTGGGCGCGCGAGAGGAGGCGTTCCTATCGCTGGTGCGCGACTTCAACCGCCGCGTCGTCCTCATCGCCGTCGTGAGCATTCTCATCGCGGTGCTCTTGTCGCTGCCGGTGGCCCGCTCCATAACCCAACCCATCAGCACACTGGTAACGGCCAGCGCTCGGGTCGCCTGCGGCGACATGTCCGTCCGCGTGCCCGAGAAGGGGCGCGGCGAACTCCGCGAACTGTCCGAATCCTTCAACCGCATGGTGGACGAATTGCAGTCCACCCAGGACGAACTCCTGCACGCCAGGAACCTGGCCTCCATCGGCCAGTTGGCGGCGGGGGTGGCCCACGAGATCAACAACCCCCTGGGCACCATCATGCTCTACTCCGACATCCTGAACCGCGAGGTGCCTCCCGACTCCACCATCAAGGACGACTTGCAGATGATCTCGCGGGAGGCGACGCGCTGCAAGGAGATCGTTACGGCGCTGCTGAACTTTGCCCGCCAAAGCCGCGTCATGGCCCAGGAGACCGACGTCAACGACCTGGTCCGCGAACTCGCCAGCGATTTGGAGCGCCTGCCCCTCTACGAGGACGTCGTCATCGTCCAGAAGTTGGCGCCCGACCTTCCCATCATCCAGGCCGACCCGACGCAATTGCGCCAGGTGCTGGTGAACCTGGCCAACAACGCCGCCGAGGCCATGCCCGAGGGCGGCACGCTCACATTCACAACGGCGCTGGACCCAGCGGGAGATCGGGTTCACATCTCCGTGGAAGATACGGGCATCGGCATCCCGCCGGAGAACATCCCCAAGTTGTTCACGCCGTTCTTCACGACCAAGCCCATCGGTCGCGGCACGGGACTGGGCTTGGCGATCACCTACGGCATTGTGAAAATGCACCGCGGGCAGATCACCGTGCAGAGCCAGGTGGGCAAAGGGACGCGGTTCACGGTGATCCTGCCGGTGCGCATCGCGCAGGCCCAACCGACCGGCGCGGATGAAAGCGCCGCAGCATAA
- a CDS encoding cytochrome b/b6 domain-containing protein: MSVRVKGTDTAIRIRWIPRYTALERYLHWGHTLTFILLTMTGMVLFFPFLAPLARGEAGQFMRLVHRISAVFFAAVPLSYAILQPRRLLLTLKELRFGRDDIGWLKGAIPYYLLGRHVDMPPQGRWNTGEKMNAVILVSGTIIFVLTGALMWFGKGVLPVGVFQAAVIIHDLTMFATVSMFIIHFYLAVGHPLMWQSLVSMRYGVISESYAREHHAKWYYGEERAKKLYEEAKAKAAAQAKAE, from the coding sequence ATGAGTGTACGAGTCAAAGGGACAGACACCGCAATCCGCATCCGCTGGATTCCGCGCTACACGGCGCTGGAACGCTACCTGCACTGGGGGCACACCCTGACCTTCATCCTGCTGACGATGACCGGCATGGTGCTGTTCTTCCCGTTCCTGGCGCCGCTGGCTCGGGGCGAGGCGGGGCAGTTCATGCGCCTGGTGCACCGCATCAGCGCCGTGTTCTTCGCAGCCGTGCCGCTCAGTTACGCCATCCTGCAACCGAGGCGCCTGCTGCTTACGCTCAAGGAACTGCGGTTCGGGCGCGATGACATCGGCTGGCTCAAGGGCGCCATCCCTTACTATCTGCTGGGTAGGCACGTGGACATGCCGCCGCAGGGCCGATGGAACACCGGCGAGAAGATGAATGCCGTGATCCTGGTGTCGGGCACCATCATCTTCGTGCTGACCGGCGCGCTCATGTGGTTCGGCAAGGGCGTGCTGCCCGTGGGCGTCTTCCAGGCCGCGGTCATCATCCACGACCTGACCATGTTCGCCACCGTCAGCATGTTCATCATCCACTTCTACCTGGCAGTGGGCCACCCGCTGATGTGGCAGTCGCTGGTGAGCATGCGATACGGCGTAATCTCCGAGTCCTACGCCCGCGAGCACCACGCCAAGTGGTACTACGGCGAGGAACGGGCCAAGAAACTGTACGAGGAAGCCAAGGCGAAAGCGGCCGCCCAGGCCAAGGCAGAGTAG
- a CDS encoding 4Fe-4S dicluster domain-containing protein gives MEKVAMLYDSSKCMACRGCQVACKQWNDLPGTKTTNRGSYENPPDLSPYTWTRIRFIEKYEGGQMRWLFLAQGCMHCTDAACVKVCPTGALKHHPMGLVTLEQDLCNGCGYCTQFCPFHIPRLLTDVLTGKGKSFKCTFCMDRVTNGEKPACVKTCPAGAFSFGERNEMIAKGRERVLYLQKNGHPNANLYGDMLLGGLGRMYVLLDKPETYGLPTSPASPALTHVWQDWVQPLVGASFGVTALAAITAFFIARRHIRMEEVE, from the coding sequence ATGGAAAAGGTAGCGATGCTCTACGACTCATCCAAATGCATGGCCTGTAGGGGTTGTCAGGTGGCCTGCAAGCAGTGGAACGACTTGCCGGGCACCAAGACGACCAACCGCGGCTCCTACGAGAACCCGCCCGACCTGTCGCCCTACACCTGGACGCGCATCCGCTTCATTGAAAAGTACGAGGGCGGACAGATGAGGTGGCTTTTCCTGGCGCAGGGCTGCATGCACTGCACCGACGCCGCCTGTGTCAAGGTCTGCCCCACCGGCGCGCTCAAACATCATCCCATGGGCCTGGTTACGCTGGAGCAGGATCTGTGCAACGGCTGCGGCTACTGCACCCAGTTCTGCCCCTTCCACATCCCGCGCCTGCTGACCGATGTCCTGACGGGCAAGGGCAAGTCGTTCAAGTGCACCTTCTGCATGGACAGGGTTACCAACGGCGAGAAGCCCGCCTGCGTGAAGACGTGCCCCGCGGGGGCCTTCTCGTTCGGCGAACGGAATGAGATGATCGCCAAAGGGCGCGAGCGGGTGCTGTACCTCCAGAAGAACGGCCATCCCAACGCCAACCTGTACGGCGACATGCTGCTGGGCGGCCTGGGGCGCATGTATGTTCTGCTGGACAAGCCCGAGACCTACGGCCTGCCCACAAGCCCGGCGTCGCCGGCGTTGACCCACGTGTGGCAGGATTGGGTGCAGCCGCTGGTTGGCGCATCCTTTGGCGTAACCGCGCTGGCCGCCATCACGGCGTTCTTCATCGCCCGGCGCCACATCCGCATGGAGGAAGTAGAATGA
- a CDS encoding response regulator, producing MTEKYPRILVIDDELGIREGCRRVLAPLGYSVEVAENGAEGLRKVQEWSPDLVLLDVMMPDITGIDLLDPIHAHDPDIVCIIITGYATVELAVQAVKRGAYDFISKPFSADTLILAVHQGLERRRLVLESKRMQALEAEAQELARAKEELERLDKMKSAFMLTVAHELRAPVAAIQGYLRLILDGYADPDKQREMLERSDQRASELLALIEDLLALARVKDAAPEEKRVPVPVGDVLKQVADLLQVEAAKKRIAFSVRAEANPTVLATRDHIRQLWTNLISNAIRYTPEGGSVSVSLAVRDDAVEGVVEDTGIGIAAEDLPRVFDEFYRTRTAKEMVSGGTGLGLPIVKRIVETYGGNISVESEAGKGSRFTFRLPLHAEPQPVATPNAARKSEGEAQG from the coding sequence ATGACAGAGAAATACCCACGCATCCTGGTCATTGACGACGAACTCGGAATCCGCGAGGGGTGTCGGCGCGTGCTCGCGCCCCTGGGGTATTCGGTGGAGGTGGCGGAGAACGGCGCCGAGGGGCTGCGCAAGGTGCAGGAGTGGAGCCCCGACCTGGTGCTCCTGGACGTGATGATGCCGGACATCACGGGCATAGATCTGCTGGATCCCATCCACGCCCACGACCCCGACATCGTGTGCATCATCATCACCGGCTACGCCACGGTGGAACTGGCCGTGCAGGCGGTGAAGCGGGGCGCCTACGATTTCATCTCCAAGCCCTTCTCGGCCGACACGCTCATCTTGGCGGTGCACCAGGGGCTGGAGCGGCGGCGGCTGGTGCTGGAGTCCAAGCGCATGCAGGCGCTGGAGGCCGAAGCGCAGGAACTGGCGCGGGCCAAGGAGGAACTGGAGCGCCTGGATAAGATGAAGAGCGCCTTCATGCTCACCGTGGCGCACGAATTGCGCGCGCCCGTCGCGGCCATCCAGGGCTACCTGCGGCTCATCCTGGACGGATACGCCGACCCCGACAAGCAACGGGAGATGCTGGAACGGTCCGACCAGCGCGCGTCGGAGTTGCTGGCGCTGATTGAGGATCTACTGGCCCTGGCGCGCGTGAAGGATGCCGCGCCCGAAGAGAAGCGCGTGCCCGTCCCCGTGGGCGACGTGCTCAAACAGGTGGCCGATTTGCTTCAGGTGGAGGCCGCCAAGAAGCGCATCGCCTTCTCCGTTCGTGCCGAGGCCAATCCCACCGTCCTCGCCACCCGCGATCATATCCGCCAACTGTGGACAAACCTCATCAGCAACGCCATTCGCTACACGCCCGAAGGCGGCAGCGTGTCGGTGTCGCTGGCCGTGCGCGACGACGCGGTGGAAGGCGTGGTGGAGGATACGGGCATCGGCATTGCGGCCGAGGACCTGCCGCGAGTCTTTGACGAGTTCTACCGAACCCGCACCGCCAAGGAGATGGTCTCCGGCGGCACGGGTCTCGGTCTGCCCATCGTGAAGCGCATCGTGGAGACCTACGGCGGGAACATTTCCGTGGAGTCGGAGGCGGGCAAAGGGTCGCGCTTCACCTTCAGGCTGCCCCTGCATGCCGAGCCGCAGCCCGTGGCAACACCGAATGCGGCCCGCAAATCGGAAGGCGAAGCGCAGGGTTAG